The following coding sequences are from one Haliotis asinina isolate JCU_RB_2024 chromosome 3, JCU_Hal_asi_v2, whole genome shotgun sequence window:
- the LOC137276930 gene encoding amiloride-sensitive sodium channel subunit gamma-like → MMALPKTRPEKNGIPEAFVYRGEEEMKSGNVKEQFNKFFQETSFTALVRIYNATSIVKRLAWLVVFLGMLAWLSVQCYWLLERYFSYPVEVRMDLVAAQELDFPSITVCNLNPLKQSKLHERPYSNLRSFMELESQDRLYTAFKDNFYDDWYEGKRKKPDGIPLTTWMSNPNTFGSVVSTSWGTNGNGVPNPTTESPPGVATSTSSATSGQGTGPFMSSGPVTTSKSNSMGMGPDTTTKEGNPAPFGTSQTASSFPTTHGSGSTDTTSGMTGGFPTNPMGGGEGPAPKNRKRRQAQAADLTDFLKDNSFNKWDMLERSNVATQFYEDKDKEYIASMAYATFSKTHSASTVIEGGHPAKNFIIDCKMEGFPCSPKNFTTFVSHQYGNCYTFNAEGNGKKIVSRFTGPSHGLSLELYLDQDEYIAALSPSAGARVLIHPRNSMPFPEDEGISITPGVSTSVGLRKVDISRLIPPHGVCAEKGLVEDFYNTNLHTNYSKLSCLKSCYQTLIIKYCHCAMPSLYVPANVTVCNMTNTTVETCSTGLPDTYRAEFQQCDKSCPQPCKEVRFEKTLSVAQWPSKQYKHHLQSKVQQSNYKFYGSQVQEEDFARVEVYFEDLLFKQIDQQKAYESQNLISDIGGQLGLWLGLSAITLGELCSFFFSIGQAATRRAVVNSKKANKTPIEPVSYM, encoded by the exons ATGATGGCACTCCCCAAAACCAGGCCGGAGAAGAACGGTATCCCAGAAGCCTTTGTTTACAGAGGAGAAGAAGAAATGAAATCTGGCAATGTCAAGGAACAATTTAACAAGTTCTTTCAGGAGACCAGTTTCACTGCTCTGGTTCGAATCTACAATGCCACATCCATTGTAAAGCGCCTTGCATGGTTGGTGGTGTTTCTTGGAATGCTGGCGTGGCTATCCGTTCAGTGTTACTGGCTCCTAGAGCGGTACTTCAGCTACCCTGTGGAAGTTAGGATGGACTTGGTGGCAGCACAGGAACTAGATTTCCCCAGCATAACAGTGTGTAATTTGAACCCACTCAAGCAGTCAAAACTACACGAGCGACCCTATAGTAACCTGAGATCCTTCATGGAGCTTGAATCACAAGACAGGCTCTACACCGCATTTAAAGAcaacttctatgatgattggtACGAAGGCAAGCGTAAGAAGCCTGACG GGATTCCATTGACTACTTGGATGTCAAACCCGAACACATTTGGTTCAGTGGTGTCCACGTCCTGGGGAACAAACGGAAACGGCGTCCCGAACCCAACAACTGAATCACCTCCAGGTGTGGCAACAAGCACTTCGTCTGCTACATCCGGACAGGGAACAGGACCATTCATGTCCTCTGGCCCAGTCACGACCTCCAAGTCAAACTCTATGGGCATGGGTCCTGATACCACTACAAAAGAGGGAAATCCTGCACCGTTTGGGACCTCCCAAACGGCATCTTCATTCCCAACAACCCATGGCAGCGGCTCAACGGACACAACATCAGGCATGACAGGAGGGTTTCCAACCAACCCGATGGGAGGAGGAGAAGGGCCTGCGCCGAAGAACCGGAAAAGGAGACAAGCACAAGCAGCTGATCTTACAGATTTCTTGAAGGATAATAGCTTCAACAAATGGGACATGCTGGAACGGAGCAACGTGGCTACCCAGTTTTATGAAGATAAGGATAAGGAGTACATAGCTTCAATGGCGTATGCTACCTTCTCTAAGACACACAGTGCGTCCACCGTGATTGAAGGAGGTCACCCAGCTAAGAACTTCATTATTGACTGCAAAATGGAAGGGTTCCCATGCTCTCCCAa GAACTTCACCACCTTTGTTAGTCATCAGTACGGCAACTGTTACACGTTCAATGCTGAGGGAAATGGAAAGAAGATCGTGTCACGATTTACTGGCCCCAGTCATG GTCTGTCTCTGGAGCTGTACCTGGACCAGGACGAGTACATCGCCGCGCTCTCTCCATCAGCTGGAGCCAGAGTTCTCATCCATCCGCGCAATTCCATGCCGTTCCCCGAGGACGAAGGAATCTCCATAACCCCGGGTGTGTCTACCTCGGTTGGATTACGCAAG GTTGACATATCCCGACTGATCCCACCACATGGAGTGTGTGCAGAGAAGGGCTTGGTCGAAGACTTCTACAACACGAATCTCCACACGAACTACTCCAAATTGTCCTGTCTGAAGTCTTGTTACCAAACCCTGATCATTAAGTACTGCCACTGCGCCATGCCAAGTTTGTACGTACCAGCTAACGTCACTGTCTGCAACATGACAAATACCACTGTAG AAACCTGCAGCACTGGGTTACCGGACACATATAGAGCAGAGTTCCAGCAGTGTGACAAGAGCTGTCCTCAGCCGTGCAA AGAGGTTCGCTTTGAGAAGACACTGTCTGTTGCGCAATGGCCTTCTAAGCAGTATAAG CATCATCTTCAGAGTAAAGTGCAACAGAGTAACTACAAATTCTACGGATCGCAGGTTCA GGAGGAAGATTTTGCAAGGGTAGAAGTCTATTTTGAGGACCTTTTATTCAAGCAAATTGATCAGCAGAAGGCATACGAG TCTCAGAACCTGATCAGTGATATCGGCGGTCAACTGGGCCTGTGGCTTGGCCTCTCTGCTATCACCCTCGGAGAGCTGTGCAGTTTCTTCTTTTCGATCGGTCAGGCTGCCACTCGTAGAGCTGTCGTAAACAGTAAGAAGGCCAACAAAACCCCCATTGAGCCTGTCAGTTACATGTAA